The following coding sequences are from one Gossypium hirsutum isolate 1008001.06 chromosome A12, Gossypium_hirsutum_v2.1, whole genome shotgun sequence window:
- the LOC107936844 gene encoding E3 ubiquitin-protein ligase XBAT33, with amino-acid sequence MGNSFGCSASGERLVSAARDGDLEEAKMLLNCNPCLAKYSTFGGLNSPLHFAAAKGHNEIVALLLENGADVNSRNYCGQTALMQACRYGRWEVVQTLLLFRCNVTRADYLSGRTALHFAAVNGHVRCIRLVVADFVPSASFEAINTQIECERGDSGVKNKSDQSALSRFVDKAADGGITALHMAALNGYFDCVQLLLDLQANVSAVTFHFGTSVDLIGAGSTPLHYAACGGNLKCCQILLARGASRTTLNCNGWLPLDVARMWGRHWLEPLLAPNSDSTIPRFPSSNYLSLPLLSVLNIARECGLQSSTTSSDDVDTCAVCLERACSVAAEGCRHELCVRCALYLCSTSHIPSNMVAPTGSIPCPLCRHGILSFVKLPSSPIKEIKLQLSFGLCTPCMLHPRDADCPSPTSEIRKNRVSSVSSDIFCPVTCSPFPFVAIPLCTCNDSPCPSFEHRETTVETQEESPRRSQATSLEQDKIEGPRLERTTCSSMFWGRRSCSREHQCNSEINA; translated from the exons ATGGGGAATTCATTTGGGTGCTCAGCTTCAGGGGAGAGATTAGTGTCGGCGGCGAGAGATGGGGATTTAGAAGAAGCTAAGATGCTTTTGAATTGCAATCCATGTCTCGCTAAATATTCCACTTTCGGTGGCCTTAATTCTCCTCTTCATTTCGCTGCTGCTAAAGGCCACAATGAG ATTGTTGCTTTATTGCTCGAGAATGGAGCTGATGTTAACTCCAGGAATTACTGTGGACAG ACGGCATTGATGCAAGCATGTAGATACGGGCGCTGGGAAGTTGTACAAACCCTTCTGCTTTTCAGATGCAAT GTTACGAGAGCAGATTATCTAAGTGGGAGAACGGCTCTACATTTTGCTGCCGTAAATGGACATGTAAGATGCATAAGACTAGTTGTTGCTGATTTTGTTCCTAGTGCTTCTTTTGAAGCTATAAACACCCAAATAGAATGTGAAAGAGGGGATTCTGGTGTGAAGAACAAAAGTGATCAGAG TGCATTGTCAAGGTTTGTGGATAAGGCAGCCGATGGTGGGATTACTGCTCTTCATATGGCTGCATTAAATGGATATTTTGATTGTGTACAACTTTTATTAGACCTTCAAGCCAATGTCTCTGCGGTCACATTTCATTTTGGAACATCAGTGGATTTGATAG GAGCTGGAAGCACTCCTTTGCATTATGCTGCTTGTGGGGGAAACTTGAAATGCTGCCAG ATCCTTCTAGCAAGAGGAGCCAGTAGAACGACTTTAAATTGCAACGG GTGGCTGCCGCTTGATGTTGCCAGGATGTGGGGTCGTCATTGGCTTGAGCCCTTGTTGGCACCTAATTCCGACTCAACTATACCAAGATTTCCTTCTTCCAACTACTTGTCCTTGCCTCTTTTGAGTGTACTTAACATAGCAAG AGAATGTGGGTTGCAGTCCTCAACAACCTCCTCGGATGATGTCGACACTTGTGCCGTCTGCCTTGAGAGAGCATGTAGTGTTGCTGCTGAAG GATGCAGGCATGAGTTATGCGTAAGGTGTGCACTCTATCTATGCTCAACAAGCCACATTCCGTCCAACATGGTCGCCCCAACAGGTTCTATTCCATGCCCTCTCTGTAGACACGGCATCCTCTCCTTTGTCAAGTTGCCGAGTTCGCCAATAAAAGAAATCAAGCTACAGCTCTCCTTCGGCCTATGTACACCATGCATGCTTCATCCCCGTGATGCAGATTGCCCATCACCAACTTCAGAGATCAGAAAGAACCGTGTTTCATCGGTCTCTTCAGACATTTTCTGCCCAGTTACCTGTAGCCCATTTCCTTTTGTCGCCATCCCTTTATGCACCTGCAACGACAGTCCTTGCCCCTCTTTCGAACATCGAGAGACAACAGTAGAAACACAAGAAGAATCCCCCAGACGTTCACAAGCAACATCTCTAGAACAGGATAAAATTGAAGGACCGAGACTAGAGAGAACAACCTGTTCAAGCATGTTTTGGGGCAGAAGGAGCTGTAGTAGAGAGCATCAATGTAATTCAGAAATAAATGCTTGA
- the LOC107936871 gene encoding berberine bridge enzyme-like 28: MFPFLLIVLLPLSWRISASAQPAQEFLHCLSLRFHNSSSFAKLVYTQHNSSYSSVLKSSAQNLRFTTPSTPTPLAIVTPLLASHIQAAVYCCRKHGLQVRTRSGGHDFKGLSYTTTYKVPFVVIDLVNLRSVQVNVEKATVWVESGATIGELYYEIARKSRTLASPAGIGHTVGVGGHLSGGGYGVLFRKYGLGVDNVIDARLIDVEGRILDKKSMGEDLFWAIRGGGGGSFGIVLAWKLKLVPVPANVTVFTVSKTLEQNATKLVHQWQYIAHKLPKEIHTSIIISRVNSSENEKMTVQASFTGIFLGSTDELVPLMEEKFPQLGIVKEDCFEMSWAESNLCATQCPVGVSLETLLERSQKSVLSKTFFKAKSDFVKQLIPESAFQGLWPKFYEDEAKFASMVFVAFGGKMEEISETESPYPHRAGNLYSILYVVDWEEEENKNSKKFMSWMGRVYNYMTPYVSKSPREAYSNYRDLDIGANKINNDKESYAEARVWGLKYFKNNFDRLVHIKTKVDSQNFFRHEQSIPPLS; this comes from the exons ATGTTTCCATTTCTTCTTATTGTTCTCCTCCCCTTGTCATGGAGAATTAGTGCTTCAGCTCAGCCTGCTCAGGAATTTCTTCATTGCCTTTCCCTTCGTTTTCACAACTCTTCTTCCTTTGCCAAACTCGTTTACACCCAACATAATTCATCATACTCCTCTGTTTTGAAGTCATCTGCTCAAAATTTGAGGTTCACAACACCATCTACGCCTACACCTTTGGCCATTGTAACACCACTGCTTGCATCCCACATCCAAGCCGCAGTTTATTGTTGCAGAAAACATGGACTGCAAGTCAGGACTCGAAGTGGGGGTCATGACTTTAAGGGTCTTTCTTATACTACCACTTATAAAGTTCCTTTTGTGGTGATCGATTTGGTGAATCTTCGATCGGTTCAGGTTAACGTTGAAAAAGCTACGGTATGGGTTGAATCTGGTGCAACTATTGGAGAATTGTACTACGAAATTGCTCGGAAAAGTAGAACCCTTGCCTCTCCGGCTGGTATCGGTCACACCGTGGGTGTCGGTGGACATTTGAGTGGAGGAGGCTATGGCGTATTGTTTCGAAAATATGGTCTTGGTGTAGATAATGTAATCGATGCTCGTTTAATTGATGTTGAAGGGAGAATTCTTGATAAAAAATCCATGGGAGAAGATTTGTTTTGGGCCATTCGAGGAGGTG GTGGGGGTAGCTTTGGGATAGTCCTTGCTTGGAAGCTGAAATTAGTGCCAGTTCCAGCTAATGTTACTGTTTTTACAGTGAGCAAAACGTTAGAACAAAATGCGACCAAGCTTGTTCACCAGTGGCAGTATATTGCACACAAGCTTCCCAAAGAAATACATACGAGCATCATCATTTCAAGGGTGAATTCAAGTGAAAATGAAAAGATGACGGTTCAAGCAAGTTTTACGGGCATATTTCTGGGAAGCACCGATGAGCTTGTTCCGCTGATGGAAGAAAAATTCCCTCAACTTGGAATAGTGAAAGAAGATTGCTTTGAAATGAGTTGGGCTGAATCTAATCTTTGCGCTACCCAATGTCCTGTTGGAGTATCATTAGAAACTTTACTCGAGAGAAGCCAAAAGTCAGTTCTTTCGAAAACGTTCTTCAAAGCAAAATCGGATTTTGTAAAACAACTTATTCCAGAATCAGCATTCCAAGGATTGTGGCCTAAGTTTTATGAGGACGAAGCAAAATTCGCAAGTATGGTATTTGTGGCTTTTGGAGGCAAAATGGAAGAGATTTCTGAGACTGAATCTCCATATCCTCATAGAGCTGGAAATCTCTACAGCATCTTATACGTGGTGGACTGGGAAGAAGAggaaaataaaaactctaaaaagtTCATGAGTTGGATGGGGAGAGTTTACAATTACATGACTCCTTACGTTTCAAAATCTCCAAGAGAAGCATATAGCAATTACAGAGATCTTGACATCGGGGCTAATAAAATTAACAACGACAAAGAAAGCTATGCAGAAGCCAGGGTTTGGGGCcttaaatattttaagaataaCTTCGACAGGTTGGTGCATATAAAGACAAAAGTTGATTCCCAAAACTTTTTCAGGCACGAACAAAGCATCCCTCCTCTTTCGTAA
- the LOC107936820 gene encoding berberine bridge enzyme-like 28 — translation MFPFLLIIILSLSWRISASAQPAEEFLRCLSIRFHNSSSIAKLVYTHHNSSYFSVLKSSAQNFRFTTPSTSTPLAIVTPFHASHIQATVYCCRKHGLQVRTRSGGHDFEGLSYTTAYKVPFVVIDLVNLRSVQVNVEKATAWVESGATVGELYYEIARKSRTLAFPAGIGHTVGIGGQLSGGGLGSLFRKYGLASDNVIDARLIDAYGRILDKKLMGEDLFWAIRGGGGGSFGIVLAWKLKLVPVPANVTACTVSKTLEQNATKLVHQWQSIARKFPKEIQSSIAIARVNSSDDGKMTIQASYGSVFLGSIDELIPLMEEKFPELGLVKEDCLEMTWAESVLYSALSIIGLPLETLLNRTQKSALSQTFFKAKSDFVKQPISESGFEGLWPKFYEYEAKSAVMVLVAYGGKMDEIPETEYPYPHRAGNLYSILYVVNWEEEENKNSEKFMNWMRRVYSYMTPYVSKSPREAYVNYRDLDIGTNKVNDEKGSYTEGKVWGLKYFKNNFDRLVYVKTKVDPQNFFSHEQSIPPLS, via the coding sequence atgtttccttttcttcttattattatcCTCTCCTTGTCATGGAGAATTAGTGCTTCAGCTCAACCTGCTGAGGAATTTCTTCGTTGCCTTTCCATTCGTTTTCACAACTCTTCGTCTATTGCGAAGCTCGTTTACACACACCATAATTCTTCTTACTTCTCTGTTTTGAAATCATCTGCTCAAAATTTCAGGTTCACAACACCTTCTACGTCTACACCTTTGGCCATTGTAACACCATTCCACGCATCCCACATCCAAGCAACAGTTTATTGTTGTAGAAAACATGGACTGCAAGTCAGAACTCGGAGTGGGGGTCATGACTTTGAGGGTCTTTCTTATACTACAGCTTATAAAGTTCCGTTTGTGGTCATCGATTTGGTGAATCTCCGATCAGTTCAGGTTAACGTTGAAAAAGCTACGGCATGGGTTGAATCTGGTGCAACTGTTGGTGAATTATACTATGAAATTGCTCGGAAATCTAGAACTCTTGCCTTTCCTGCTGGTATCGGCCACACAGTGGGCATTGGTGGACAATTGAGTGGAGGTGGCTTGGGCTCATTGTTTCGAAAATATGGTCTTGCCTCGGATAATGTAATCGACGCTCGTTTAATTGATGCTTATGGGAGAATTCTTGATAAAAAATTGATGGGAGAAGATCTGTTTTGGGCCATTCGGGGAGGTGGTGGGGGTAGCTTTGGGATAGTTCTTGCATGGAAATTGAAATTGGTTCCAGTTCCAGCTAATGTTACTGCTTGTACAGTGAGCAAAACGCTAGAGCAAAATGCAACCAAACTGGTTCATCAGTGGCAGTCTATTGCGCGCAAATTTCCCAAAGAAATACAATCGAGTATTGCCATAGCAAGGGTGAATTCAAGTGATGATGGGAAGATGACGATTCAAGCAAGTTACGGTTCCGTGTTTCTTGGAAGCATTGATGAGCTTATTCCATTGATGGAAGAGAAATTCCCTGAACTTGGACTAGTGAAAGAAGATTGCTTGGAGATGACTTGGGCTGAATCTGTTCTCTACAGTGCCCTGTCTATAATCGGATTACCATTGGAAACTTTACTTAATAGGACTCAAAAGTCAGCTCTTTCGCAAACATTCTTCAAAGCAAAATCTGACTTCGTAAAACAACCTATTTCTGAATCGGGGTTCGAAGGATTATGGCCCAAGTTTTACGAGTATGAAGCAAAATCCGCAGTTATGGTATTGGTGGCTTATGGAGGCAAAATGGATGAGATTCCTGAGACCGAATATCCATATCCTCACAGAGCTGGCAACCTCTATAGCATCTTATACGTGGTGAATTGGGAAGAAGAGGAAAACAAAAACTCTGAAAAGTTCATGAATTGGATGAGGAGAGTTTACAGTTACATGACTCCCTACGTTTCAAAATCACCACGGGAAGCATATGTGAATTACAGAGATCTTGACATCGGGACTAACAAAGTTAACGACGAAAAAGGAAGCTATACAGAAGGTAAGGTTTGGGGTCTTAAATATTTTAAGAACAACTTCGACAGGTTGGTGTATGTAAAGACAAAGGTTGATCCCCAAAACTTCTTCAGTCACGAACAAAGCATCCCTCCTCTTTCTTAA
- the LOC107936879 gene encoding berberine bridge enzyme-like 18 encodes MFPFLFVVLLSLSWRINASALPVQEFLHCLSLRSPNSSIAKLVYTQNNSSYSSVLKSAAQNFRFTTPSTPTPLAIVTPLHASHIQAAVYCCRKHGLQVRTRSGGHDFEGLSYTSAYKVPFVVIDLVNLRSVRVNVEKATAWVESGATVGELYDEIARKSKTLGFPAGICPTLGVGGHLSGGGYGLLFRKYGLGADNVIDARLIDVKGRILDKKSMGEDLFWAIRGGGGGTFGIVLAWKLKLVAVPANVTVFTVRKTLEQNATKLVHRWQSIAHKFPKEMHLSIAIARANSSEDEEKMTIQASFTSTFLGSIDELIPLMEEKFPELGLVKEDCLEMSWAESNLYSFLFLLRSPSETLLNRNQKSSISKTFFKAKSDFVKQPIPESAFEGLWSKFYEDEAKSAIMVFVAFGGKMDEILETEYPYPHRAGNLYTILYTVDWEEKENINSEKFMSWMRRVYNYMTPYVSKSPREAYINYRDLDIGTNKINNRKRSYAKARVWGVKYFKNNFNRLVNVKTIVDPQNFFRHEQSIPPLFLSWKRSDHKKHLSS; translated from the coding sequence ATGTTTCCATTTCTCTTTGTTGTTCTCCTCTCCTTGTCATGGAGAATTAATGCTTCAGCTCTGCCTGTTCAGGAATTTCTTCATTGCCTTTCCCTTCGTTCTCCGAACTCGTCTATTGCAAAACTCGTTTACACACAAAATAATTCGTCATACTCCTCTGTTTTGAAGTCAGCTGCTCAAAATTTCAGGTTCACAACACCATCTACGCCTACACCTTTGGCCATTGTAACGCCACTGCATGCATCCCACATCCAAGCTGCAGTTTATTGTTGCAGAAAGCATGGACTTCAAGTCAGGACTCGGAGTGGGGGTCATGACTTTGAGGGTCTTTCTTATACTTCAGCTTATAAAGTTCCGTTTGTTGTGATCGATTTGGTGAATCTTCGATCGGTTCGGGTTAACGTTGAAAAAGCTACAGCATGGGTTGAATCTGGTGCAACTGTTGGTGAACTGTACGATGAAATTGCTCGGAAAAGTAAAACTCTTGGCTTTCCAGCTGGTATTTGCCCCACCCTGGGTGTCGGTGGACATTTGAGTGGAGGAGGCTATGGCTTATTGTTTCGAAAATATGGTCTTGGTGCAGATAATGTAATCGATGCTCGTTTAATTGATGTTAAAGGGAGAATTCTTGATAAAAAATCCATGGGAGAAGATTTGTTTTGGGCCATTcgtggaggtggtggtggtacCTTTGGGATAGTCCTTGCTTGGAAATTGAAATTGGTCGCAGTTCCAGCTAATGTTACAGTTTTTACAGTGAGGAAAACGTTAGAGCAAAATGCGACCAAACTTGTTCATCGGTGGCAGTCTATTGCGCACAAGTTTCCCAAAGAAATGCACCTGAGCATTGCCATAGCAAGGGCGAATTCAAGTGAAGATGAGGAGAAGATGACAATTCAAGCAAGTTTTACTTCCACGTTTCTTGGAAGCATTGATGAGCTTATTCCATTGATGGAAGAGAAATTCCCTGAACTTGGACTAGTGAAAGAAGATTGCTTGGAGATGAGTTGGGCTGAATCTAATCTCTACTCTTTCCTATTTTTACTCAGATCACCATCGGAAACTTTACTTAATAGGAATCAAAAGTCATCTATTTCAAAAACATTCTTCAAAGCAAAATCTGACTTCGTAAAACAGCCCATTCCTGAATCGGCATTTGAAGGATTGTGGTCCAAGTTTTACGAGGATGAAGCAAAATCTGCAATTATGGTATTTGTGGCTTTTGGAGGCAAAATGGATGAGATTCTTGAGACCGAATATCCATATCCTCACAGAGCTGGTAACCTCTACACCATCTTATACACAGTAGATtgggaagaaaaggaaaatataaaCTCTGAAAAGTTCATGAGTTGGATGCGGAGAGTTTACAATTACATGACCCCATACGTTTCAAAATCTCCCCGAGAAGCATATATTAATTACAGAGATCTTGACATTGGGACGAACAAAATTAACAACCGCAAGAGAAGCTATGCAAAAGCTAGAGTTTGGGGTGTTAAATATTTTAAGAACAACTTCAATAGGTTAGTGAATGTAAAGACAATAGTTGATCCACAAAACTTCTTCAGACATGAACAAAGCATCCCTCCTCTTTTCTTATCGTGGAAACGGAGCGACCATAAAAAGCACTTAAGCTCATAG
- the LOC107936821 gene encoding uncharacterized protein, producing MNSHLLPSNNQNESWTDEKHVRFLNSMEAWFVRTMLENNDLYHLRLDRHLPDSSESTLDCKQHNVQSRRKHASSDSLITTRSKMKVKTDKRSKRPSSSSQSQRYDSSEDQVVPEIINRTDDKDGEKRSFPNKLN from the exons ATGAACTCTCACTTGCTGCCCAGCAACAACCAAAACGAGTCATGGACGGACGAGAAACATGTGCGTTTCTTAAACTCCATGGAAGCATGGTTCGTCCGTACAATGCTAGAGAACAACGATCTTTATCATCTTCGTCTCGACCGTCACCTTCCCGACAGCTCCGAGTCTACTCTCGACTGCAAACAACACAATGTccagtccagaagaaaacatgcTTCTTCAG ATTCCCTTATCACAACAAGAAGCAAAATGAAAGTCAAGACTGATAAAAGATCAAAGagaccatcatcatcatcacaatCTCAGCGGTATGATTCATCAGAAGATCAG GTGGTCCCAGAGATCATAAACAGAACAGATGATAAAGATGGTGAGAAAAGAtcttttcccaacaaattgaactaa